In uncultured Bacteroides sp., one genomic interval encodes:
- a CDS encoding glycoside hydrolase family 97 protein translates to MNKKLFIIAICSLCAQIGLAQKTQSVSSPDGKIQTTISIGDKITYTVTSNNQTVIASSPISMTLNSGEVWGKNAKLDKSTKETINQKITSPFYKRAQIIDNCNELTLHFKKDWGIKFRVYNDGVAYRFINYRKIPFTVQNEEVKYNFTNDCPATVPYVRLDGVSNYNDFEKQFHNSFENTYSTDNLSKLDSNRLMFLPLVVEAGSGIKVCITEADLESYPGLYLNKAQDGNSLNGVFAPYPKSTEQGGHNMLQFRVKERENFIAKVNGAREFPWRVAIITSEDKQFAESDMTYKLAAPSRVPDYSWVKPGKVAWDWWNDWNIYNVDFEAGINNDTYKYYIDFASANGLEYVILDEGWAVNLKCDLMQVVPEINIKELVDYAAKKNVGIILWAGFHAFNRDMENVCKYYSGLGVKGFKVDFMDRDDQEIVDFNYRAAATCAKYHLILDLHGMYKPAGLNRTYPNVLNFEGVHGLEQLKWSPATTNMVKYDVTIPFIRMAAGPMDYTQGAMRNAAKGSYAPINSEPMSQGTRCHQLGLYVILESPFNMLCDNPSNYMRETECLDFITKIPTVWDDTKVLDGKIGEYIVTQRQSGNNFYVGGLTDWTPRDLAINFSFLGKGDYKATVFKDGKNAHRAGRDYKKEDLIVNTSSTLNIHLAPGGGFAIKLEKIN, encoded by the coding sequence ATGAACAAGAAATTATTTATAATTGCAATCTGTAGCCTTTGTGCGCAAATAGGTTTGGCACAAAAAACACAGTCCGTCTCATCTCCCGACGGAAAGATACAAACAACCATATCTATTGGAGATAAAATAACCTATACAGTAACCAGTAATAATCAAACAGTCATTGCATCCTCTCCTATATCCATGACTCTGAATTCAGGAGAAGTATGGGGGAAAAATGCAAAGCTTGATAAAAGCACAAAAGAAACAATAAATCAGAAAATCACTTCGCCATTTTATAAAAGAGCGCAGATCATTGATAACTGTAATGAATTGACTCTTCACTTTAAAAAAGATTGGGGAATAAAGTTCAGGGTATACAATGACGGTGTAGCATATCGCTTCATCAACTATAGGAAAATACCATTCACTGTTCAGAACGAAGAGGTAAAATATAATTTCACGAACGATTGTCCGGCAACAGTTCCTTATGTTCGCCTGGATGGGGTTAGTAATTATAATGACTTTGAGAAACAATTCCATAATTCATTTGAAAACACTTATAGCACAGACAATTTATCAAAATTAGACAGTAACAGACTGATGTTTCTTCCGTTAGTAGTAGAAGCCGGCAGTGGTATTAAAGTTTGTATTACTGAAGCTGATTTGGAAAGTTATCCGGGACTTTATCTTAATAAGGCTCAAGATGGAAATTCTTTAAATGGAGTTTTTGCACCTTATCCTAAGAGTACAGAACAAGGTGGACATAATATGTTGCAATTTAGGGTGAAAGAACGCGAAAACTTTATAGCCAAGGTAAATGGTGCACGCGAGTTTCCCTGGCGTGTAGCAATTATTACTTCGGAAGATAAACAATTTGCCGAAAGTGATATGACTTATAAACTTGCTGCTCCTTCGAGAGTACCTGACTATTCATGGGTAAAACCTGGAAAGGTAGCATGGGACTGGTGGAACGACTGGAATATATATAATGTAGATTTCGAAGCCGGGATAAATAACGACACCTATAAATACTACATTGATTTTGCTTCTGCAAACGGATTGGAATATGTTATTCTTGACGAAGGATGGGCTGTTAATCTAAAATGTGATTTAATGCAGGTTGTACCGGAAATTAATATCAAGGAACTTGTTGACTATGCAGCAAAAAAGAATGTTGGTATTATACTTTGGGCAGGGTTTCATGCTTTTAACCGTGATATGGAAAACGTATGCAAATACTATTCTGGACTTGGAGTTAAAGGATTTAAAGTAGATTTTATGGACCGGGACGATCAGGAAATTGTAGATTTCAATTATCGCGCCGCTGCTACATGTGCCAAGTATCATCTTATTCTTGACCTTCACGGAATGTATAAACCAGCCGGACTAAACCGCACCTACCCTAATGTTCTTAACTTTGAAGGAGTTCATGGATTGGAGCAATTGAAATGGTCGCCCGCCACAACAAACATGGTTAAGTATGATGTAACCATACCTTTTATTCGTATGGCAGCCGGACCAATGGATTATACCCAGGGAGCCATGCGCAATGCAGCGAAAGGTAGTTATGCCCCTATCAACTCAGAACCTATGAGTCAGGGAACCCGATGCCATCAACTAGGTTTATATGTTATTCTGGAATCTCCATTCAATATGTTGTGCGATAATCCGTCAAACTATATGCGTGAAACAGAATGCCTGGACTTTATTACCAAAATTCCTACCGTATGGGACGATACAAAAGTATTAGATGGAAAAATCGGTGAATACATTGTTACCCAAAGACAATCGGGAAATAATTTCTATGTTGGAGGATTAACTGATTGGACTCCACGCGATCTTGCAATTAATTTCTCTTTCTTAGGAAAAGGAGACTATAAAGCCACTGTTTTCAAAGATGGAAAAAATGCTCACCGTGCCGGCCGGGATTACAAGAAAGAAGATTTGATTGTTAATACTTCCTCTACTTTGAACATTCATTTAGCTCCCGGAGGAGGATTTGCAATAAAACTGGAGAAAATAAATTAG
- a CDS encoding DUF4494 domain-containing protein: protein MMHTWFECKIRYEKVMENGMNKKVTEPYLVDALSFTEAEARIIEEISPFISGEFTVADIKRANYSELFDDETGDRWFRCKLQFVTLDEKSGAEKKTSTNVLVQAGDLREAVKNLDEGMKGTMADYVIASVAETAIMDVYPYSSEPDVKPEFPQAGENQ from the coding sequence ATGATGCACACTTGGTTTGAATGCAAAATCCGTTACGAAAAAGTAATGGAAAACGGGATGAATAAAAAGGTTACTGAGCCATATTTGGTTGATGCTCTAAGTTTTACAGAAGCAGAAGCTCGTATCATTGAAGAGATTTCTCCGTTTATTTCGGGAGAATTTACAGTAGCTGATATTAAAAGAGCTAACTACAGCGAACTTTTTGATGATGAAACAGGCGACCGTTGGTTTAGATGTAAGCTACAATTTGTTACTCTTGATGAGAAAAGTGGTGCGGAAAAGAAAACTTCTACCAACGTACTCGTTCAGGCAGGCGACCTTCGCGAAGCAGTTAAAAACCTGGATGAAGGAATGAAGGGAACCATGGCCGATTATGTTATTGCATCTGTAGCTGAAACCGCAATCATGGATGTTTACCCATACTCTTCAGAGCCTGATGTAAAACCGGAATTTCCACAAGCAGGAGAAAATCAATAA
- a CDS encoding YggS family pyridoxal phosphate-dependent enzyme, with translation MSIKSNLLDVLSELPERVRLVAVSKFNPKEAIMEAYDAGQRIFGESKVQEMTDKYEALPKDIEWHFIGHLQTNKIKYIAPYVSMIHGVDSYRLLCEINKQAEKAGRIIPCLLQIHIAQEETKFGFSFDECKDMLANEEWKKLTHISIQGLMGMATYTDSTKQIEAEFCSLSSFFTEVKQSYFDQKPDFKEISMGMSHDYPMAIAAGSTLVRVGSKIFGERIY, from the coding sequence ATGAGCATTAAAAGCAATTTACTGGATGTACTTTCAGAACTCCCCGAAAGAGTAAGGTTGGTAGCTGTTTCCAAATTCAATCCCAAAGAAGCAATTATGGAAGCATATGACGCCGGGCAACGAATTTTCGGAGAAAGTAAAGTGCAGGAAATGACAGATAAATATGAAGCTCTGCCAAAAGATATCGAATGGCATTTTATTGGTCACTTGCAGACTAATAAAATAAAGTATATTGCGCCTTATGTTTCCATGATTCATGGGGTTGACAGTTACAGATTGCTGTGCGAAATCAATAAACAGGCAGAAAAAGCCGGACGAATAATTCCTTGCTTATTACAGATTCATATTGCACAAGAAGAAACAAAGTTTGGTTTCAGTTTTGATGAATGCAAAGATATGTTAGCCAACGAAGAATGGAAAAAGCTTACCCATATCTCCATCCAGGGATTAATGGGTATGGCAACATACACAGATTCTACAAAACAAATTGAGGCTGAATTTTGTTCTTTAAGTAGTTTCTTTACCGAGGTAAAGCAATCTTACTTTGACCAAAAGCCGGACTTTAAAGAAATATCAATGGGCATGTCTCATGATTATCCTATGGCTATTGCCGCAGGTAGCACTTTAGTCCGCGTGGGAAGTAAGATCTTCGGTGAAAGGATTTACTAA
- a CDS encoding dihydroorotate dehydrogenase-like protein: MIDLRTEFAGLHLKNPLIVSSSGLTGSVEKNERLELAGAGAIVLKSLFEEQIMLKAEQSYEQAYIPEGGNFLTEHIHEKDLSDYLKLIQESKKNCSIPIIASINCCTDKEWVEFAHKIELAGADALELNILSIQASPYYECGEFEKKHISILKNVKSKIRIPVIVKLGTHLTNPVSLINKLRAHGAEGIVLFNRLYQTDIDIKKLEYISGEVLSSPSDLTASLRWIGISSATVSNIDYAASGGVHSAEAAIKSILVGASAVELCSVIYKTGSQCIRPMLKSIENWMTDKGFENISQFKGLMRAKDVNCASMYERTQFLRYFSERE; encoded by the coding sequence ATGATAGATCTAAGAACAGAATTCGCGGGATTACATTTAAAAAATCCCTTAATTGTTAGTAGTTCAGGACTGACAGGTAGTGTAGAAAAGAATGAAAGGCTGGAACTGGCGGGAGCCGGAGCCATAGTGCTTAAATCTCTTTTCGAGGAACAGATCATGTTAAAAGCTGAACAATCGTATGAGCAAGCATACATTCCGGAAGGTGGCAATTTTCTGACTGAGCATATCCATGAAAAAGATTTATCCGATTATCTGAAACTTATTCAGGAAAGTAAGAAGAACTGCTCAATACCTATTATTGCCAGCATAAATTGTTGTACGGACAAAGAATGGGTTGAGTTTGCTCATAAAATTGAGCTGGCAGGTGCTGATGCCCTTGAACTGAATATATTGAGTATTCAGGCTTCTCCATATTATGAATGTGGAGAATTTGAGAAAAAGCATATCAGCATTTTAAAGAATGTAAAGAGCAAGATACGGATTCCTGTCATTGTAAAGCTTGGTACACATCTTACAAATCCGGTATCACTAATTAATAAGCTGAGGGCTCACGGTGCTGAAGGTATAGTACTATTCAATCGTTTATATCAAACAGATATTGATATAAAGAAATTAGAATATATTTCAGGAGAAGTTCTGAGTTCTCCAAGTGATCTTACCGCATCTTTAAGATGGATTGGTATTTCGTCTGCCACAGTTAGTAATATTGATTATGCTGCTTCCGGAGGAGTACACAGTGCCGAAGCTGCAATTAAATCTATTCTTGTGGGGGCATCGGCCGTAGAACTTTGCAGTGTTATCTACAAAACAGGTAGCCAATGCATCCGTCCAATGCTGAAATCTATAGAAAACTGGATGACAGATAAAGGTTTTGAAAATATTTCTCAATTCAAAGGATTAATGAGAGCCAAAGATGTGAATTGTGCAAGCATGTACGAGAGAACTCAATTCCTTAGATATTTCAGTGAAAGAGAATAA
- a CDS encoding AMP-binding protein: MEQSFIAFIENSIKKNWDLDALTDYKGATLQYKDVARKIEKLHIILEESGIKKGDRVAICGRNSSFWAVSFLAVVTYGAVAVPILHEFKADNIHNLVNHSEAKLLFVGDVVWENLNEAAMPLLEGIVLMNDFSLLVSRTEKLTHAREHLNEMFGQKFPKNFRPEHVSYFKEKPDELALINYTSGTTSYSKGVMLPYRSLWSNVAFAHEVLTLNPGDSIVSMLPLAHMYGMAFEFLYEFSVGCHIYFLTRMPTPKIIFQAFAEIKPHLVVAVPLIIEKIIKKSILPKLETPTMKILMKVPIINDKIKATIREQMINAFGGQFAEIIIGGAAFNKEIEQFLKMIEFPYTVGYGMTECGPIIAYEDWKKFKMGSCGKAAPRMVVKIDSPDPENIAGEIITKGDNVMLGYFKNEEATAQVIDKDGWLHTGDMGVIDAEGNITIKGRSKNMLLSASGQNIYPEEIEDLLNNLPYVSESLIVSQNDKLVGLVYPDFDDAFAHGLTNEDIEKVMEENRVELNSMLPAYSQISKMKIYPEEFEKTPKRSIKRFLYTEAKG, translated from the coding sequence ATGGAACAAAGTTTTATAGCGTTCATAGAAAATAGCATTAAAAAGAATTGGGACTTAGATGCCCTGACTGACTATAAAGGAGCTACACTCCAATACAAAGATGTAGCCAGAAAAATCGAAAAGTTACATATTATATTAGAAGAAAGCGGCATCAAAAAAGGCGATAGAGTAGCTATTTGCGGAAGAAACAGTTCTTTTTGGGCAGTTTCTTTTCTAGCTGTGGTAACATACGGAGCTGTGGCAGTTCCTATTCTTCACGAGTTTAAAGCGGACAATATTCACAACCTCGTGAACCATTCAGAAGCTAAATTGCTTTTTGTTGGTGATGTGGTGTGGGAGAACCTGAATGAAGCCGCAATGCCTTTACTCGAAGGTATTGTATTGATGAACGACTTTTCATTACTTGTGTCCCGTACAGAGAAACTTACCCATGCACGCGAGCATTTGAATGAGATGTTCGGACAAAAATTCCCTAAAAATTTCCGTCCGGAACACGTTTCTTATTTTAAGGAAAAACCAGATGAACTGGCGCTTATAAATTATACATCCGGAACAACAAGTTATTCAAAAGGTGTGATGTTACCTTACCGCAGTTTGTGGTCGAACGTTGCTTTTGCACACGAAGTTCTGACATTGAATCCTGGTGACAGCATCGTTTCTATGCTTCCGTTAGCGCATATGTATGGAATGGCATTTGAATTTCTTTATGAATTCTCTGTGGGGTGCCATATTTACTTCCTCACAAGAATGCCGACTCCAAAGATTATATTCCAGGCTTTTGCCGAAATTAAGCCTCACCTTGTTGTAGCAGTACCTTTGATTATCGAAAAGATTATAAAGAAGAGCATTCTGCCAAAACTGGAAACTCCAACAATGAAAATTTTAATGAAGGTTCCAATTATCAATGATAAGATAAAAGCAACAATCCGCGAGCAGATGATAAATGCATTTGGCGGTCAGTTCGCAGAAATTATCATTGGAGGTGCAGCTTTTAACAAAGAGATTGAGCAATTCCTTAAAATGATTGAATTCCCATACACTGTAGGTTATGGAATGACAGAATGCGGACCAATTATTGCTTACGAGGACTGGAAAAAATTCAAGATGGGTTCTTGCGGTAAAGCTGCTCCACGTATGGTGGTAAAGATTGATTCTCCTGATCCTGAAAATATTGCCGGCGAAATTATTACCAAAGGTGACAATGTTATGCTGGGATATTTCAAAAATGAAGAAGCAACAGCTCAGGTTATCGACAAAGACGGCTGGTTGCACACCGGAGACATGGGAGTTATCGACGCCGAAGGAAACATTACCATCAAAGGACGTAGTAAAAATATGCTTCTTAGCGCATCCGGACAAAATATTTATCCTGAAGAAATAGAAGATTTACTCAATAACCTTCCTTATGTTTCTGAGTCTCTCATTGTTTCGCAGAATGATAAACTGGTAGGACTCGTTTATCCTGACTTTGACGATGCATTCGCTCATGGTTTAACTAACGAAGATATTGAAAAAGTGATGGAAGAAAACCGAGTGGAACTAAACTCAATGCTTCCGGCTTACAGTCAAATAAGCAAAATGAAGATTTATCCGGAAGAGTTTGAAAAGACTCCTAAAAGAAGTATTAAGAGATTCCTTTATACTGAAGCTAAAGGATAA
- a CDS encoding putative transporter has protein sequence MEWLNTLFLDHSALQAVVILSLISAIGLGLGKIHVMGISLGVTFVFFTGILAGHLGLSIDPMMLNYAESFGLVIFVYSLGLQVGPGFFGSFRKEGIQLNSLSLILIALGTIFTIVCHYTTGVSLPDMVGILCGATTNTPALGAAQQTLQQMGLPSSAPALSCAVTYPLGVVGVIIAILLIRKIFVRKGDLIDHDKENTNKTYIAEFQVFNPGIYGKSIKDIAHLSSMKFVISRLWRDGKVTIPTSEKILAKGDRLLVVTSEKDVEALTVLFGEQEHTDWNKEDIDWNAIDSQLISQRIVVTRPEINGKKLGSLRLRNHYGINISRVYRAGVQLLATSELVLQMGDRLTVVGEAAAIQNVEKVLGNAVKSLKEPNLVAVFIGIILGLALGSIPFTLPGISAPVKLGLAGGPIVVGILIGTFGPRLHMVTYTTLSANLMLRGLGLAMYLACLGLDAGAHFFETVVRPEGILWIGLGFAITFVPVIVTGLIALKVMKVDFGSVSGMLCGSMANPMALNYVNDTIPGDNPSVSYATVYPLSMFLRVIIAQIILMFFL, from the coding sequence ATGGAATGGCTTAACACTCTTTTTTTGGATCATTCAGCGCTGCAAGCTGTAGTAATTTTATCCCTGATCTCTGCAATTGGGCTTGGCCTTGGAAAAATTCACGTAATGGGGATTTCACTTGGCGTTACTTTTGTATTTTTCACCGGAATCCTTGCCGGACATCTTGGTCTCTCCATTGACCCGATGATGCTTAATTACGCAGAAAGTTTCGGATTAGTGATATTTGTTTATTCATTGGGATTGCAAGTTGGCCCGGGTTTTTTCGGTTCATTCCGCAAGGAGGGCATACAACTTAACTCACTTTCACTGATTCTTATTGCACTTGGCACCATCTTTACAATAGTTTGCCACTATACTACCGGGGTTTCATTACCGGATATGGTTGGAATACTTTGCGGAGCTACAACCAACACTCCTGCCCTTGGTGCCGCTCAGCAAACACTTCAGCAAATGGGACTTCCATCGAGTGCACCGGCATTAAGTTGCGCCGTTACTTATCCGTTGGGAGTTGTAGGAGTAATTATCGCCATCTTGTTGATACGAAAAATCTTTGTACGAAAAGGCGATTTAATTGATCACGATAAAGAAAATACAAACAAAACATATATTGCTGAATTTCAGGTTTTCAATCCGGGAATTTATGGCAAAAGCATTAAAGATATAGCACATCTCAGCAGCATGAAGTTTGTTATTTCCCGTCTTTGGAGAGATGGCAAAGTAACAATTCCAACATCTGAAAAAATTTTGGCTAAAGGAGACCGTTTACTGGTCGTTACTTCTGAAAAAGATGTTGAAGCACTAACCGTTCTCTTTGGAGAACAGGAGCATACTGACTGGAACAAAGAAGATATTGACTGGAATGCTATAGACAGTCAGCTTATCTCACAACGTATCGTTGTTACCCGCCCCGAAATTAACGGAAAAAAGCTTGGTTCACTCCGCCTGAGAAATCATTATGGAATAAATATCAGCCGTGTTTACCGTGCCGGAGTTCAGCTTCTGGCTACTTCCGAGCTGGTTCTGCAAATGGGCGACCGACTGACAGTTGTTGGAGAAGCTGCAGCTATCCAGAATGTAGAGAAGGTTTTAGGTAATGCAGTGAAAAGCCTCAAGGAACCTAATCTGGTAGCTGTATTTATAGGTATCATCCTTGGATTGGCATTGGGAAGTATCCCATTTACTCTTCCGGGTATCAGTGCTCCTGTTAAACTAGGTTTAGCAGGTGGACCAATTGTTGTGGGAATTCTGATAGGAACCTTCGGCCCGCGTCTGCACATGGTTACTTACACTACACTTAGTGCCAACCTGATGCTAAGAGGATTAGGTCTGGCTATGTATCTGGCTTGTCTGGGACTTGATGCCGGTGCACATTTCTTTGAAACAGTAGTACGCCCAGAAGGAATTCTTTGGATTGGTTTAGGATTTGCCATCACTTTTGTCCCAGTTATTGTCACCGGACTAATTGCATTAAAAGTAATGAAGGTCGATTTTGGTTCTGTATCGGGAATGCTCTGCGGAAGTATGGCCAACCCAATGGCTTTGAATTATGTTAATGATACTATCCCGGGAGATAATCCATCTGTATCTTATGCAACAGTTTATCCACTAAGCATGTTCCTTAGAGTGATTATTGCACAGATTATTTTGATGTTCTTCCTGTAA
- a CDS encoding nucleoside permease, whose protein sequence is MSVKGRLITMNFLQFFVWGAWLISLGGYMGGSLHFEGGQIGAIFATMGIASLLMPGLVGIIADKWINAERLLGICHLLGSACLFYASTVTSYDQMYWAMLVNLLVYMPTLSLTNTVSYNALENNKFDIVKDFPPIRVWGTVGFICAMWAVDLTGFKHTCAQLYVSAGAALLLGIYSFTLPQCPPAKSESKTLLSSFGLDALVLFKQKKMAIFFLFSMLLGAALQITNSYGDLFLSSFKDIPEYANSFGVKHSVILLSISQMSETLFILAIPFFLRRFGIKQVMLISMTAWVFRFGLFGLGNPGSGLPLLILSMIVYGMAFDFFNISGSLFVEMETTPQIRASAQGLFFMMTNGLGAIMGGYASGAIVDLFSKYATVAGQTQVISRDWQSIWLIFAAYALAIGILFAIVFKYKNGSKMVKE, encoded by the coding sequence ATGAGCGTTAAAGGTCGTTTGATTACAATGAACTTCCTGCAATTTTTTGTGTGGGGAGCTTGGTTAATTTCTTTGGGAGGATACATGGGTGGAAGCCTTCATTTTGAAGGTGGACAAATAGGAGCAATTTTTGCAACAATGGGAATTGCTTCTTTATTGATGCCCGGATTGGTTGGCATTATTGCCGATAAGTGGATAAATGCAGAACGTTTGTTGGGAATCTGCCATTTACTAGGATCGGCTTGCCTGTTTTATGCTTCAACAGTTACTAGCTATGACCAAATGTATTGGGCCATGCTTGTCAATCTGTTGGTGTATATGCCTACTCTTTCCTTAACCAATACAGTTTCTTACAATGCGTTGGAAAATAATAAATTCGATATAGTTAAGGATTTTCCTCCTATCAGGGTTTGGGGAACCGTAGGTTTTATCTGTGCTATGTGGGCTGTTGACCTTACTGGGTTTAAACATACATGTGCACAGCTTTATGTTAGTGCGGGAGCTGCTTTATTATTAGGAATTTATTCTTTTACTTTGCCACAATGTCCTCCTGCAAAAAGTGAGAGCAAGACATTGCTTTCCTCTTTTGGCCTTGATGCTTTGGTACTTTTTAAACAGAAGAAAATGGCTATTTTCTTTTTGTTTTCTATGTTATTGGGTGCTGCTTTGCAGATTACAAATTCCTATGGCGATTTATTCCTGAGCAGTTTCAAGGATATTCCTGAATATGCTAATTCTTTCGGAGTAAAACATTCTGTGATTCTTTTATCTATTTCACAAATGTCTGAAACTCTATTTATTCTTGCTATTCCATTCTTTTTGCGTCGCTTTGGTATTAAGCAGGTAATGCTGATTAGTATGACTGCATGGGTATTCCGTTTTGGACTTTTTGGACTTGGAAATCCGGGAAGCGGATTGCCATTGCTTATTCTTTCAATGATAGTTTATGGCATGGCTTTCGATTTCTTTAATATATCCGGTTCACTTTTTGTGGAGATGGAAACAACTCCACAGATCAGAGCAAGTGCGCAGGGACTTTTCTTTATGATGACTAATGGACTTGGAGCAATAATGGGTGGTTATGCCAGTGGAGCAATAGTAGACTTGTTCTCAAAATATGCAACTGTTGCCGGACAAACTCAGGTAATAAGCCGTGATTGGCAATCTATCTGGCTTATTTTTGCTGCTTATGCTTTAGCAATCGGAATTCTTTTTGCTATTGTATTTAAATATAAGAATGGTAGTAAGATGGTAAAGGAGTGA
- a CDS encoding cupin domain-containing protein: protein MEDLFKKGTVLDFEKLIDYSVGGIISKQVLKNEAGNITLFSFDKGQGLSEHTAPFDALVQILDGEATITIGGNPLLLKQGESIIMPANVTHALFADKEFKMLLTMIKGI from the coding sequence ATGGAAGATTTATTTAAAAAAGGAACTGTACTTGATTTCGAAAAGCTAATTGATTATTCAGTAGGTGGAATTATTAGTAAACAAGTACTTAAAAATGAAGCTGGTAATATAACACTATTCTCTTTTGATAAAGGGCAAGGATTAAGTGAACATACTGCACCTTTCGATGCATTAGTTCAGATTCTTGATGGTGAAGCAACTATAACAATAGGAGGTAACCCTCTTCTTTTGAAGCAAGGTGAATCAATTATTATGCCGGCAAACGTAACTCATGCTTTATTCGCAGATAAAGAATTTAAAATGTTACTAACTATGATAAAAGGTATCTGA